atatattatagaaatatcTGCAAGGATTCGAGGCCAGTGTCTTGTTTCTCAGTCTCGTGAATGTGAAGCACATGTGGAATTTAAGGATGGAAAtgcacacacaaaaaaatgCAATGACATGTTCATCCGTTCATGCCGTTCCTTGTCGGTAAACAAGCTTGATTGTTCAGTAGTAGCCTCTCAAAGTAAAATGGCCAACCAGTATTGAACTGAAAGTCATCCAGGAAAAGCTGATCGATCTCTTATTTTAGAGCTCTAGTTGATATGTGTGAACATTGTTAATTTCGCTTCTTTTTCTTCAATATTAGTGAGTTTCATCTGATcgatgaattttatttttatcttaatTTTATGAGGTTGTCTAATATCATATTAGACACATGtgagtgtttttctttttttgaagaaTTATTATGATGTGGTTTTATATGGAGGTTTTGGTATTCACTGTCTGTTTATAAAATAATCCTTGCTTGAAACATCACCACTCTATGTTTAGGAAAATTCACTGTATACCTCTGAAACTTTGTCAAATACTACCTTATATGTCCTTGAATTTTGCGACATTAGAGAGCTTAATAAGCACCTCGCTAACGGCTGCAGAACGCCGAGGTCTGTGACGAGAAGCTCCAGATGCTCCGGAGGCTCGTAGTCCCTCGCCGGCGCCTCGACGTCCACGCTCGGTGTCACCGGCGCACCGCCCAAGTCCGCCGTTCGATCATCTCCTTGTTGCTTGACGTCCTTCTGCCCCAATGTATGCAACCTCGCAAACTACACGCaaaaattcaagttcaaataaaaaaaaatcaagttgaGTTCAAAAATTCAGGTTCAATTCAGATCAGAATTCATGTCAGGGACACGAATGGACGAGTTGGATTATATTTTCACCTTTGTAGCTTTCGGTTGCCACTCGGGCTTACCCATGGCGCGAGGCTACCACTCTACCAGCGAGACCTGGAACATGGATATGCAAGCATGATAACTTATTTGAGGATGAGGCGGCGCAGAAGGGCGATCGTGcgaggcggctagggtttagTGTCGGTTGGCAAAATCCATGCCGTCTATTCTTGATCTGACGATCGCACAGGAGTGGAAGGGCCAGCACAGCGGGACACGTGGACATCCAGATCGAGCCTAGCGGTAGAACGGATGGTTGACGGTTGCAGGGATTAATGTGTAATTAATTGAAAGAGTAAGGATTTCTTTGCAAAAACATCGCTGAAATTCTCAGCAATCTCACGCGGTCTAGAGaggttaatataatatatatggttatcatatatatacatataccgTTAAATTGTTTTAGAATTTTCATGAAATTTTAGCCTGATTAATTCAGTTTTACTGATTTAAGTATGGGTAGTTAAAAAAGATAATGAATATAGATATCAACTTGTTGGTATTTTACTTTGAATTAAGAATTAAATAGAATTAGTTGCCTGGATCATCAATAGGTAGCCACTGTTGCACTTGAGTCCGGCTAACCATGGACTCACGAGTTAGTGGCGGATGTATCCTTTGGGGTTTGTTAGGGCTGGAGCTCCACCTCCACAGTGACAgcaaccccccctcccccccgggCGGCTCAAATCCTGGCCcattcactactagaaaaaacgtTTTTTCAGGCAGTCAAAACACGTTTTCGTAGGTGGCCAAACCTTCCGACTGTATCTAAAGGCCTGTCAAAATCCTCAGTTTTTACTGGCGGACCAAAGCACCGCTCGCAGGCAGCAGTTCCAATCTTCCCAGGCGTTGCTTGCGAAAATACTCTTGGCGCCAAAAAAATTTCCCGCcagccccgccccctccctaGGGTTTCAAATCACAAATTCTCTTAAATCTCATCCAGGAAACAAAATCCAATCACAAACATCCATACATCAACACAACTCAAGAGCATTGGATTCAAATCCACAGCATCAACTTGCAAATTAACATCAATCAACATgtaaactaaaaaaaacaacGTCGTCGTTACCGGCGAACTCCTCCGTGCCTCCTCCGCTACCGCACGCAACggcagatccggccggagggaggggacggccgcgccgccgcatctgccgccctccccctctggcgggatctaggagggagaggaaaatGGGGGAGGGGGCCCTCCAAGCGTTGCCGTTGCAtgcggtgaccgccgtcaccgccctcCCCACTCCGGCCGGataagggagggagggaggtgtccgccgccaccaccgccctcctTTCTCCTCATAGGggccggatctgggagagggaggggaggggagccgccacgGCGTTGTTGTCGCCCTCGtccgcgctgccgtcgccgtctctccccctcctccggccagatctaggagcgggaagggagaaagggggagCTGCCACTGccgtcgctcctcctcccctggccagatctaggagcagagagggagagagagggagtcaTCGCACCGCCATCGCCCCCCCTCCTCCGGTCGgattgggagggagggagggagggaaggggaaagTGAGGTTGAGAGGTGGAGATAGAGGGGCGGGGAGAACGGAGTGAGCGTACCGTGTGAGATgagggagggagtaatatgGGAGTATGTAGGTGTGGGCGATTTTTataagttattatttttttaggcgGACGTCTTAAGGTCCTGCCTGCAAAAATGACAACAATCTTGTCCTATGGAAAATCCAACAAATAAGAACAACATGTCAAGACATGTTTTAGATCCTAGTGAAACTGTTTATTTGTGATTATAATTGGAATTATAATGCTAAACTCTATATTTAATTTGATCTGCAGGTCATTGATGCATTTTTATGTGTTTATGCCATCGTATTTGATTAACAAGTACCGACAGTTGATTccttagttttcttttcttttctatatacaaaatttaaattatatttgcATGAGACCGAcaaatgtatattttttaaatgtttttattGCATTGTGGGTTGGACATAGGATATTAGGAGCACCCCCTCTATTTTTATCCTAGATTCACCATTGTTACGAGTCACGTACAGAGAAACTGGTTGATGACGGGAGATAGGTCGACTGAAAACAGAGGCACTATTCTCAGTCAATGTTGTAAAAAAGTCAGAATATGGGTTACATGCTCAAACTATTGCACAACTAACTATTATTCAAAATAGTTCTATACCAAAATACCATAGTGCATAGACAAATCATTGGCTTGTCTGGAAACCTATCGCTGAAAGCACAAACGTAAAGCATGTATATGCCTAGTAGCTTACTTGGGTTGTGACCTATAGGCCCACATATCAAGTAGAAAATGTTTTCGGCTTGATCATTAAACGTCTTAATTGTGTCACTAACTGCTAATCAACTTTGAATTAATTGGCCATTTTGGTTTTTatgcaccaaaacatgttcCAAACTGCAGTCGGATGAAAAAGAGATGAGAAGTCGAAAAAATGAATCGGACCACGTACGACAAAAACGATATCAAACGCTTATAATAGGTAAATGATATGGGGATGGAGCGATATGGCGAGGGAGCgtctgattaaaaaaataacggaaagttagattagattttttattttctattttcaggGTCGGTATATCATATGGGACATATAAAACACTATGaaatttttaagtaggtaaagATTTGCTTTCACATGATTCCATTCTCTCGGGCTCATTTCTTGTCCAGGctaccaaaaaaataataaaccctcTCATATGCCTGATGAGGTAAAATTTTCCATAGATTCTTTTACACACattcatgttattttttttctcatgctcATCACTCAGGGCACCAATGCAACCAAACGCCCCTACGAATGAGGACTTTTACGGTATaatatactactaatatatacAGCAAGTATACAGGATCTATCGGTGtagattgatttgattttttagtTAATCAGATTGCAGTATAAAATTTGAAAGGgtaattttatcttttctttgtTATTCTATCATCAAATCGTACTATCATCACGTGTTTCGTCATCAAATGATGCTCAGGATGCTCCTGCCCTAGTGCACGATAAGATCCAGGACTAGGTACTCTCAATTAGAGTCAATCTGAACAAAAAGATTACTGaagtgtattttttattttctatcaaaTTTTTAACTTGCTCTTCTATATACTGCCAGTATAATATTAGTAGTATATTGTAACCTAAAAGTTCTAATACGGATACCAGATGATGGAGCATAAAAATACAACTTAGCCTGAAATGTTGGTTTCGGAAAGATGGAATACCGGAATGATCGAAATGCTGTATTTCCTCAAAACACCAGCGCTCACTGAAAGAAGTGCAAAATGGACGTTTAAGAACTGTTTTCCTTGCTAGGTCTCTGGCTCTCACCGCTCCTCATGCTGACTGTTCCAATGTCAACTTGCATGACAGCTTTGCGCTACGCCTCAATCTCAATGTCAACTTAATTTACAGCTTTGTGCTAATATATCAATGCCTCCAACAATGCTTCAATAATGTCAACTTGACAGGTTTGTGCTGATCAACGCCTCAATATATATTAATGTCAACAGTTGCAATAATTATAAACTCGATGAACAGGAATAATTGTTGTACTATTGTTTCAGTAGGTAAATCAAATGGAGTTAGACTAATTTAGCTGTGTTCTGCTTTTGCAACTTCCTCGATCGTTTACTATGAGCACACTTTCTAAAttattaaacggtgtatttaaaaaaatgttttgtataatttttttaaaaaatcaaataaacatattcactactggagaaaccatctttgttGGGTTGGCCAAAAACCACAATAGCCCCAGTTTAAATAGAAACCGGCACTAAAGATGGTTTTTTTCCCGGTTTAAAACTCTATCAGTCCTAGATGAGATTTagtctaaccgggactaaaggtcaTCTTTAGTTCTGGTTTATTTATTGTCAGAGGAGGactaaaaattaatatttagtctgggattaaaaatcaatgtCCCTAGGACTTATCCTCCCAAGTCCCAAACTCCTCATCTCCtatttctactctctctctctcttatccttttctttgctgatcttatcctctccttcctTTCACTAGCTAAAACGTGAGgattaattttagaaatttatttaaaataaaattaacgtAACCAATGATGAGGATTAATTAAGAAGGAAATAGTGGCCACTCCTCTTTTATATACTCCATTAACCTGCTGGATTTAATCGGTGGTCAGTCATGTAAACAGTTGACGCCTGGCAGCCTGGGCAGTAGCGCCAATGGTAAGATCTCTGTCGCTTATTTTACTTAGGCATTTATATAGGTAAAGTCTAACATGAAGTCTCCCTATTAATTCATGTCACTATGGATTATATCCTTCTATAATAGAAAAGATAATATAATAGtatagatattattttattatccttcttttcttttcaacaCCATCGTGTAACAAACTTTCCATTTACTAAATGCTAAGAGTCTATTTTATGTCATTGTCATATATAATAACAATGTTTATCTtttcttccctctctttcttccacatCATCGAATTGTTACCACCTAGTTGATTATTTGTTTAGTCAGTTCATGATTTACTTAGATTAGTACGGATTGATAGGGAGTTAGGGACCGGGATCAAGAGGGGCCTGTATCGGGTCTGGGGGACCGAGCTTGAGAGGAAATTAAGATAAATGAAATTCTTGATCCCCGGGAGACTAGACACAAGGTGAAGTTCGGCAAGGAGAAAGCGAAAGaacacagagaaaaaaaatagctgatGGGCTTGGGTTCTAGATCTCAATTGGAAACAGGATCAAGATATTTGTGAACAAACAAAGcaatttttggagaaaaaaacagTACAATCTATGGGTTCTAATCTCAACAGGATGAaagatcaagtttttgggaaaCAACAACTAAGAACACAATCTATAGCCTAGGTAGCCTAACCATTGATAGCACGGTGTCTATAGTAACTTCGTGAATCTCAAGATATGTAGGTCTAGTTTTCAAAAATGCTTACATGGATATGGTATACGTGTGTGTATCCATAAGGATGAGTGTAcgcgtgtgtgtatatataaccGTTTGTATGTGTTTCAACAAAAACACAATCTAATGTTTGTAGTGGTAGTTGATGCTACCCCATCCCATAATGTATGACGTGAACTAACATAAAGAATAAATGAAGGGACTATTTATACCAGTTCTTCTTTCTCATACTAGTTTCTTTTTATATTAGGCAACATTTTTATTCTTTTCAATCTACCTATGTTATCATGCAAAATTATCTTTTTATCCTTCCTACCTCTACCAATACTTAATTACCTTTTTTATACGTACTTTAAAGCACCATGGCTTGAATTGAAAAAGGAGTCCACCTCAGTTACACCTtgctaattattaatttcaaaGTTTAGcaccaaattaataaaaaaagccTAAATTCAGACTCCATGATAGATATAACTTCATATTTATTAATCCTaaacttatttctaaattaGGGAAATATTTAAAGTATACTGAAAGAAAATTATTCATTTCGAATTATTGATTATATTAATGAAGTGCTACATTGAGTCCAAGATGGGTGCAAACATACATTTAACACGAACTCATAtagaataatttattcaaaCCAAACTCTTAATTTGATTATATGGTTATGATGATATGATATATCTAATTGACGATGGCT
The nucleotide sequence above comes from Oryza glaberrima chromosome 11, OglaRS2, whole genome shotgun sequence. Encoded proteins:
- the LOC127755634 gene encoding uncharacterized protein LOC127755634, translated to MGKPEWQPKATKFARLHTLGQKDVKQQGDDRTADLGGAPVTPSVDVEAPARDYEPPEHLELLVTDLGVLQPLARLQEMMTRIDAKARHTYSHMADE